The Tenebrio molitor chromosome 5, icTenMoli1.1, whole genome shotgun sequence genome has a segment encoding these proteins:
- the GV1 gene encoding uncharacterized protein GV1, giving the protein MAFALNTIALLCLMTLASAKPIMVTFGTNQGPIEPPETTSKPIPRTLDNRNPAPVSEQPDDVPNSQTYRPPVPHQYRTKIYAQRPPPTLILGTPIDRKFTPEVNKYDAYKKQGRVVGVEYTGPHVFEKQEYEVLEEKRARPVWYPRPHYQQVQPQQQQQQQKAVPEIGIVYSAGVRYYVPQIVYVQPRQEEEQENSVYDHKDEKLYYRKGGQ; this is encoded by the exons ATGGCCTTTGCCCTTAACACG ATTGCCCTGTTGTGCCTGATGACCTTGGCGTCCGCCAAGCCCATCATGGTCACCTTCGGCACCAACCAAGGCCCCATCGAGCCCCCCGAGACAACCTCCAAGCCCATCCCCCGAACCCTCGACAACCGCAACCCGGCCCCAGTTTCCGAACAACCCGACGACGTTCCCAACTCTCAGACGTACCGGCCGCCGGTACCACACCAGTACCGCACCAAGATCTACGCCCAGCGACCCCCACCCACACTTATTTTGGGCACCCCAATCGACCGCAAGTTCACCCCGGAGGTGAACAAGTACGACGCGTACAAGAAACAAGGCAGAGTCGTGGGGGTGGAGTACACCGGACCACACGTCTTCGAGAAGCAGGAGTACGAGGTGTTGGAAGAGAAGAGGGCGAGACCGGTGTGGTACCCCCGGCCGCATTATCAACAGGTGCAACCGCAacagcagcagcagcagcaaAAGGCAGTACCGGAGATCGGGATTGTCTACTCGGCGGGAGTGAGGTACTACGTTCCTCAGATTGTTTATGTCCAGCCTAGACAGGAGGAGGAACAAGAGAATTCGGTTTATGATCACAAGGATGAGAAGCTGTACTACAGGAAGGGGGGACAGTGA
- the LOC138131152 gene encoding cuticle protein 7-like, whose protein sequence is MAACCKFFVVVAICVQRVYGGVQGAHAVDYYSHPKYAFKYGVSDPHTGDVKSQQESRDGDVVKGQYSLVEPDGTIRTVDYVADPVNGFNAVVSKSAPSIHLPPVKHVAPAIVKQVAPVYRPVYKPVYKPVVHKAIVAPPVVNTIYTSSIGSAYKGPYYGDYDTFGYSNYDLDALYDHLPDHHHHY, encoded by the exons ATGGCGGCTTGTTGCAAG ttCTTCGTCGTGGTTGCGATTTGTGTGCAGAGAGTGTACGGAGGGGTGCAAGGGGCGCACGCCGTCGATTATTAT TCTCATCCCAAGTACGCGTTCAAATATGGCGTCTCCGACCCACATACCGGCGACGTGAAGAGCCAGCAGGAGAGCAGAGACGGAGACGTGGTCAAGGGCCAGTATTCGCTGGTGGAGCCCGATGGCACCATCCGCACAGTGGACTACGTTGCCGACCCGGTGAACGGGTTCAACGCCGTGGTGTCGAAGAGCGCCCCCTCGATCCATCTGCCACCTGTGAAGCACGTGGCTCCCGCTATCGTCAAGCAGGTGGCGCCAGTGTACAGGCCGGTGTACAAGCCGGTTTACAAGCCGGTGGTGCACAAGGCGATCGTGGCGCCACCTGTCGTCAACACCATCTACACTTCTTCCATAG GCTCGGCCTACAAGGGCCCCTACTACGGCGACTACGACACCTTCGGCTACTCCAACTACGACCTGGACGCCCTCTACGACCACCTGCCCGACCACCACCACCACTACTGA
- the LOC138131158 gene encoding larval cuticle protein A2B-like codes for MTFLQLSLFALAVAATRAGVVPGGYPGFGFGHGALVAAAPAHDPLEGVDYYAHPRYSYNYGVADGITGDRKTQHEVRDGDVVKGSYSVAEPDGSIRVVDYAADGVNGFNAVVKRIGPAVHAAPVAAVAAGHGLLGHHGHY; via the exons ATGACTTTCCTCCAG CTGAGCTTGTTTGCCCTCGCCGTCGCCGCCACCCGCGCCGGAGTGGTCCCCGGAGGCTACCCTGGTTTCGGTTTCGGGCACGGCGCCCTCGTCGCCGCCGCCCCAGCGCACGACCCGCTCGAAGGAGTGGATTACTAC GCCCACCCTCGCTACTCTTACAACTACGGAGTCGCCGATGGTATCACCGGGGACAGGAAGACCCAACACGAGGTGCGCGACGGTGACGTCGTCAAGGGTTCGTACTCGGTGGCCGAACCCGACGGTTCCATCAGAGTTGTGGATTATGCCGCGGATGGAGTGAACGGTTTCAACGCTGTTGTGAAGAGAATCGGACCTGCGGTACACGCTGCGCCGGTGGCTGCAGTAGCCGCGGGACATGGACTCCTGGGACACCACGGACACTACTGA
- the LOC138131156 gene encoding larval cuticle protein 1-like isoform X1, with protein sequence MKGVLCGVALLMTTCSAAPAARLSLVDWNHYNYHEPAGPGTYAFGYDIDDPATDNVQFRNEERHPNGTVTGSYGYVDPEGNVRVVNYVADHRGYRATEENSLKLSMLKPIRYPDTPFFVPPASYQQPKPLDRFRAPHQRIFGYQGYPVYRRYFFPHH encoded by the exons ATGAAGGGGGTTCTGTGCGGG GTCGCGCTCTTGATGACGACCTGCTCGGCGGCACCGGCCGCCAGGTTGTCCCTGGTCGACTGGAACCACTACAACTACCACGAGCCCGCGGGACCGGGGACTTACGCCTTCGGCTACGACATCGACGATCCTGCCACGGACAACGTCCAGTTCAGGAACGAGGAGCGGCACCCCAACGGGACCGTCACCGGGAGCTATGGATACGTCGACCCTGAGGGCAACGTCAGGGTGGTTAATTATGTTGCCGACCACAGAGGATACAG agcTACGGAAGAAAACTCGCTGAAGCTTTCCATGCTGAAGCCCATCCGCTACCCCGACACCCCATTCTTCGTCCCCCCTGCGAGCTACCAACAGCCGAAGCCACTAGATCGGTTTCGAGCGCCCCACCAACGCATCTTCGGGTACCAAGGATATCCGGTGTATCGGCGATACTTCTTCCCACACCATTAA
- the LOC138131156 gene encoding larval cuticle protein A2B-like isoform X2 — translation MTTCSAAPAARLSLVDWNHYNYHEPAGPGTYAFGYDIDDPATDNVQFRNEERHPNGTVTGSYGYVDPEGNVRVVNYVADHRGYRATEENSLKLSMLKPIRYPDTPFFVPPASYQQPKPLDRFRAPHQRIFGYQGYPVYRRYFFPHH, via the exons ATGACGACCTGCTCGGCGGCACCGGCCGCCAGGTTGTCCCTGGTCGACTGGAACCACTACAACTACCACGAGCCCGCGGGACCGGGGACTTACGCCTTCGGCTACGACATCGACGATCCTGCCACGGACAACGTCCAGTTCAGGAACGAGGAGCGGCACCCCAACGGGACCGTCACCGGGAGCTATGGATACGTCGACCCTGAGGGCAACGTCAGGGTGGTTAATTATGTTGCCGACCACAGAGGATACAG agcTACGGAAGAAAACTCGCTGAAGCTTTCCATGCTGAAGCCCATCCGCTACCCCGACACCCCATTCTTCGTCCCCCCTGCGAGCTACCAACAGCCGAAGCCACTAGATCGGTTTCGAGCGCCCCACCAACGCATCTTCGGGTACCAAGGATATCCGGTGTATCGGCGATACTTCTTCCCACACCATTAA
- the LOC138131163 gene encoding cuticle protein 19-like isoform X5 yields the protein MNKACLVVLAAAATAAYPVEYASQALAKVEPAYPKYRFEYGVKDDHTGDIKEQTEERDGDVVKGEYTLVEPDGTVRKVQYQDDGHSGFNAIVTRSGPAVHPHTKVAAPIIYGGYHHSR from the exons ATGAACAAG GCTTGTCTGGTGGTcctggcggcggcggcgacggCGGCCTACCCTGTGGAGTACGCTTCGCAAGCTTTGGCCAAAGTGGAGCCC GCCTATCCCAAGTACCGCTTCGAGTACGGAGTGAAAGATGATCACACCGGAGACATCAAAGAACAAACGGAAGAGCGCGACGGAGACGTCGTCAAAGGGGAGTACACTCTGGTGGAGCCTGACGGTACCGTCAGGAAGGTGCAGTACCAAGACGACGGACACAGCGGGTTCAACGCGATCGTGACGAGGTCCGGCCCCGCGGTCCATCCGCACACGAAAGTCGCAGCCCCGATAATCTACGGAGGGTACCACCACTCTCGCTAG
- the LOC138131163 gene encoding cuticle protein 19-like isoform X1, which yields MNKMLQACLVVLAAAATAAYPVEYASQALAKVEPVAYPKYRFEYGVKDDHTGDIKEQTEERDGDVVKGEYTLVEPDGTVRKVQYQDDGHSGFNAIVTRSGPAVHPHTKVAAPIIYGGYHHSR from the exons ATGAACAAG ATGTTGCAGGCTTGTCTGGTGGTcctggcggcggcggcgacggCGGCCTACCCTGTGGAGTACGCTTCGCAAGCTTTGGCCAAAGTGGAGCCCGTG GCCTATCCCAAGTACCGCTTCGAGTACGGAGTGAAAGATGATCACACCGGAGACATCAAAGAACAAACGGAAGAGCGCGACGGAGACGTCGTCAAAGGGGAGTACACTCTGGTGGAGCCTGACGGTACCGTCAGGAAGGTGCAGTACCAAGACGACGGACACAGCGGGTTCAACGCGATCGTGACGAGGTCCGGCCCCGCGGTCCATCCGCACACGAAAGTCGCAGCCCCGATAATCTACGGAGGGTACCACCACTCTCGCTAG
- the LOC138131163 gene encoding cuticle protein 19-like isoform X2: protein MNKMLQACLVVLAAAATAAYPVEYASQALAKVEPAYPKYRFEYGVKDDHTGDIKEQTEERDGDVVKGEYTLVEPDGTVRKVQYQDDGHSGFNAIVTRSGPAVHPHTKVAAPIIYGGYHHSR from the exons ATGAACAAG ATGTTGCAGGCTTGTCTGGTGGTcctggcggcggcggcgacggCGGCCTACCCTGTGGAGTACGCTTCGCAAGCTTTGGCCAAAGTGGAGCCC GCCTATCCCAAGTACCGCTTCGAGTACGGAGTGAAAGATGATCACACCGGAGACATCAAAGAACAAACGGAAGAGCGCGACGGAGACGTCGTCAAAGGGGAGTACACTCTGGTGGAGCCTGACGGTACCGTCAGGAAGGTGCAGTACCAAGACGACGGACACAGCGGGTTCAACGCGATCGTGACGAGGTCCGGCCCCGCGGTCCATCCGCACACGAAAGTCGCAGCCCCGATAATCTACGGAGGGTACCACCACTCTCGCTAG
- the LOC138131163 gene encoding cuticle protein 19-like isoform X4, translated as MNKACLVVLAAAATAAYPVEYASQALAKVEPVAYPKYRFEYGVKDDHTGDIKEQTEERDGDVVKGEYTLVEPDGTVRKVQYQDDGHSGFNAIVTRSGPAVHPHTKVAAPIIYGGYHHSR; from the exons ATGAACAAG GCTTGTCTGGTGGTcctggcggcggcggcgacggCGGCCTACCCTGTGGAGTACGCTTCGCAAGCTTTGGCCAAAGTGGAGCCCGTG GCCTATCCCAAGTACCGCTTCGAGTACGGAGTGAAAGATGATCACACCGGAGACATCAAAGAACAAACGGAAGAGCGCGACGGAGACGTCGTCAAAGGGGAGTACACTCTGGTGGAGCCTGACGGTACCGTCAGGAAGGTGCAGTACCAAGACGACGGACACAGCGGGTTCAACGCGATCGTGACGAGGTCCGGCCCCGCGGTCCATCCGCACACGAAAGTCGCAGCCCCGATAATCTACGGAGGGTACCACCACTCTCGCTAG
- the LOC138131163 gene encoding cuticle protein 19-like isoform X3 — translation MLQACLVVLAAAATAAYPVEYASQALAKVEPVAYPKYRFEYGVKDDHTGDIKEQTEERDGDVVKGEYTLVEPDGTVRKVQYQDDGHSGFNAIVTRSGPAVHPHTKVAAPIIYGGYHHSR, via the exons ATGTTGCAGGCTTGTCTGGTGGTcctggcggcggcggcgacggCGGCCTACCCTGTGGAGTACGCTTCGCAAGCTTTGGCCAAAGTGGAGCCCGTG GCCTATCCCAAGTACCGCTTCGAGTACGGAGTGAAAGATGATCACACCGGAGACATCAAAGAACAAACGGAAGAGCGCGACGGAGACGTCGTCAAAGGGGAGTACACTCTGGTGGAGCCTGACGGTACCGTCAGGAAGGTGCAGTACCAAGACGACGGACACAGCGGGTTCAACGCGATCGTGACGAGGTCCGGCCCCGCGGTCCATCCGCACACGAAAGTCGCAGCCCCGATAATCTACGGAGGGTACCACCACTCTCGCTAG
- the LOC138131164 gene encoding cuticle protein 19-like: MRVLLILTLGAYLVRADDESFSFQKFRGPVSGEIHQVVVPGHYQNQQFNSLDYVAKPDYLYSYGVQDPETGNAQTHRETRDGDEVVGEYKVLQADGVLRIVKYTADANNGFRATIRYVNP, from the exons ATGAGGGTGCTGTTGATTCTT ACGTTGGGCGCTTATTTGGTCCGTGCAGACGACGAAAGCTTCTCCTTCCAGAAATTTAGAGGTCCTGTGAGTGGCGAAATTCATCAAGTTGTAGTTCCTGGACACTACCAGAACCAGCAGTTTAACTCTTTGGACTACGTGGCCAAACCTGACTATCTGTACTCGTACGGAGTCCAGGATCCAGAGACTGGAAACGCACAGACACACAGAGAGACGAGAGATGGAGACGAAGTGGTAGGAGAGTATAAAGTGTTGCAAGCTGATGGCGTCTTGAGGATCGTCAAGTACACAGCTGACGCGAACAATGGGTTTAGGGCCACGATTCGATACGTCAACCCGTGA